From a single Apium graveolens cultivar Ventura chromosome 2, ASM990537v1, whole genome shotgun sequence genomic region:
- the LOC141708413 gene encoding polyadenylate-binding protein-interacting protein 9-like isoform X1 codes for MAAGAEMNGEAAHIAVDTESNGFMISSGGNVNVVKESDSKQEFGMQHIVDMLSNLKLNPMAKEFFPSYYSNDHRSPDQFTGAFFVPVDKNSGNFGFPNNRRRRNSFGQGKRRLNGRAYRAQREDSIRRTVYVSDIDHNVTEEQLAGLFCGFGQVVDCRVCGDPHSHLRFAFVEFADEFSARAALSLGGTLLGFSPVKVLPSKTAILPVNPTFLPKSEDEREMCARTVYCTNIDKKISQADVKAFFETRCGEVSRLRLLGDHVHSTRIAFVEFVLAESAIIALDCCGQVMGSQPVRVSPSKTPVRPRVPRAGMH; via the exons ATGGCTGCTGGTGCAGAAATGAATGGTGAGGCAGCTCATATAGCTGTTGACACAGAATCTAATGGTTTTATGATTAGTTCTGGTGGAAATGTTAATGTTGTTAAGGAATCTGATTCAAAACAGGAGTTTGGAATGCAACATATAGTGGATATGTTGTCCAATTTGAAGCTTAATCCTATGGCTAAAGAGTTCTTTCCTTCGTATTACTCGAATGATCATCGTAGTCCTGATCAGTTTACAGGAGCTTTCTTTGTGCCTGTTGATAAGAATTCAGGGAATTTTGGATTTCCTAATAACAGAAGG AGAAGAAATAGCTTTGGCCAGGGCAAAAGGCGTTTGAATGGAAGGGCTTATAGAGCTCAAAGAGAAGATAGCATTCGGCGAACAGTATATGTTTCTGACATTGATCACAAC GTGACTGAAGAGCAGCTTGCTGGTTTATTTTGTGGCTTTGGACAA GTTGTAGATTGTCGAGTTTGTGGTGATCCACATTCACATCTTCGTTTTGCTTTTGTGGAGTTCGCTGATGAGT TCTCTGCTAGAGCAGCTCTTAGCCTTGGCGGGAcgctgctagggttttctccaGTCAAGGTCTTGCCTTCAAAAACTGCCATCCTTCCCGTGAATCCGACATTTCTTCCCAAA TCGGAGGATGAGCGAGAGATGTGTGCAAGGACAGTCTACTGTACAAATATTGATAAGAAG ATTTCTCAAGCTGATGTGAAGGCTTTCTTCGAAACAAGATGTGGCGAG GTTTCTCGCCTGAGGCTTTTGGGTGATCATGTTCATTCAACGCGTATTGCTTTTGTTGAATTTGTTTTG GCTGAGAGTGCCATCATTGCTCTGGATTGTTGTGGACAGGTTATGGGATCCCAACCTGTCAG GGTGAGTCCATCTAAGACACCTGTGAGGCCACGAGTTCCTCGCGCTGGTATGCATTAA
- the LOC141708413 gene encoding polyadenylate-binding protein-interacting protein 8-like isoform X2, giving the protein MAAGAEMNGEAAHIAVDTESNGFMISSGGNVNVVKESDSKQEFGMQHIVDMLSNLKLNPMAKEFFPSYYSNDHRSPDQFTGAFFVPVDKNSGNFGFPNNRRRRNSFGQGKRRLNGRAYRAQREDSIRRTVYVSDIDHNVTEEQLAGLFCGFGQVVDCRVCGDPHSHLRFAFVEFADEFSARAALSLGGTLLGFSPVKVLPSKTAILPVNPTFLPKSEDEREMCARTVYCTNIDKKVSRLRLLGDHVHSTRIAFVEFVLAESAIIALDCCGQVMGSQPVRVSPSKTPVRPRVPRAGMH; this is encoded by the exons ATGGCTGCTGGTGCAGAAATGAATGGTGAGGCAGCTCATATAGCTGTTGACACAGAATCTAATGGTTTTATGATTAGTTCTGGTGGAAATGTTAATGTTGTTAAGGAATCTGATTCAAAACAGGAGTTTGGAATGCAACATATAGTGGATATGTTGTCCAATTTGAAGCTTAATCCTATGGCTAAAGAGTTCTTTCCTTCGTATTACTCGAATGATCATCGTAGTCCTGATCAGTTTACAGGAGCTTTCTTTGTGCCTGTTGATAAGAATTCAGGGAATTTTGGATTTCCTAATAACAGAAGG AGAAGAAATAGCTTTGGCCAGGGCAAAAGGCGTTTGAATGGAAGGGCTTATAGAGCTCAAAGAGAAGATAGCATTCGGCGAACAGTATATGTTTCTGACATTGATCACAAC GTGACTGAAGAGCAGCTTGCTGGTTTATTTTGTGGCTTTGGACAA GTTGTAGATTGTCGAGTTTGTGGTGATCCACATTCACATCTTCGTTTTGCTTTTGTGGAGTTCGCTGATGAGT TCTCTGCTAGAGCAGCTCTTAGCCTTGGCGGGAcgctgctagggttttctccaGTCAAGGTCTTGCCTTCAAAAACTGCCATCCTTCCCGTGAATCCGACATTTCTTCCCAAA TCGGAGGATGAGCGAGAGATGTGTGCAAGGACAGTCTACTGTACAAATATTGATAAGAAG GTTTCTCGCCTGAGGCTTTTGGGTGATCATGTTCATTCAACGCGTATTGCTTTTGTTGAATTTGTTTTG GCTGAGAGTGCCATCATTGCTCTGGATTGTTGTGGACAGGTTATGGGATCCCAACCTGTCAG GGTGAGTCCATCTAAGACACCTGTGAGGCCACGAGTTCCTCGCGCTGGTATGCATTAA
- the LOC141700300 gene encoding uncharacterized protein LOC141700300, translating to MASSSRGKDLDEAYANFFLNSDDEEGLILEDVPENDIKKGMERCLVGSFVTNRKVNFMAMQDTFSLIWRPVKGVFMEETNQTNMFLFKFFHDRDMQRVLDDEPWTFNQQVLLLKKFNVDEQLKDIKLSELYMWVQVYDVPIGFKSEFILKSIGNFVGRYMESNSRNFKGMFRNLLRIRIAVDIGRPLKKQMRIKKLGGEWIWIQFKYERLPSFCFYCGKIGHTEKFGEVLFDNPQGHEVRKYDSSLRAPLRNQGVSKENQWIRGVDGAVLVPARTNDKERDDGTVEVHRKESSLIHVEDNCITRKSGVTELLGENSGGD from the coding sequence ATGGCGAGTTCATCACGAGGCAAGGATCTGGATGAGGCATACGCAAACTTTTTTTTGAATAGCGATGACGAGGAAGGTCTTATTCTGGAAGATGTTCCTGAGAACGATATTAAGAAAGGGATGGAAAGATGTTTGGTGGGAAGCTTTGTAACTAATAGAAAGGTGAATTTCATGGCTATGCAAGATACATTTTCGTTGATCTGGAGACCTGTTAAAGGCGTGTTCATGGAGGAGACCAATCAGACTAACATGTTCCTGTTTAAGTTCTTTCATGATCGTGATATGCAAAGAGTTTTAGACGATGAACCATGGACTTTTAATCAACAAGTCTTACTGCTTAAAAAGTTTAATGTGGATGAACAATTGAAGGATATAAAGCTTTCGGAGTTATATATGTGGGTTCAAGTTTATGATGTTCCTATTGGTTTCAAGTCAGAATTTATTTTGAAATCCATAGGTAATTTCGTGGGAAGATATATGGAATCAAATTCAAGGAACTTTAAGGGAATGTTCAGGAATTTATTAAGAATCAGAATTGCTGTTGATATTGGTCGTCCTTTAAAGAAGCAAATGCGTATTAAGAAACTAGGGGGAGAGTGGATATGGATTCAATTTAAGTATGAACGTCTCCCATCATTTTGCTTCTACTGTGGGAAGATAGGACATACAGAAAAGTTTGGTGAGGTCCTGTTTGACAACCCTCAAGGACATGAAGTGAGGAAATACGATAGTTCTTTGCGGGCACCATTAAGAAATCAAGGTGTAAGTAAAGAAAATCAGTGGATTCGGGGGGTAGATGGGGCAGTGTTAGTTCCGGCAAGGACAAACGATAAGGAAAGGGACGATGGAACAGTGGAGGTACACAGAAAGGAAAGTAGCTTGATTCACGTAGAAGATAATTGTATTACCAGGAAATCAGGAGTAACAGAACTACTAGGCGAGAATAGTGGAGGGGATTGA
- the LOC141700310 gene encoding uncharacterized protein LOC141700310 — MAIKLDMSKAYDMIEWGFLIAMLKKMGYNDCYLYCKANETEADHVLTLLQNFERASGQKVNLNKSVVFFSSNIIESNRARLCQRLSMEEAGADCGKEILVKSVAQTLPTYAMYVFLLPAEIHRDIERTISKFWRNSRTGDRKGIHWMSWDRLSRHKSVGGMGFQDFKDFNLALLGKQGWHILTKPSSLVSRVYKARYFPTVNFLEAKIGHNPSYIWRSILEAKELVASGIRWKVGTGEDINILSKPWLLDSERPYIESDSIALENNKISSLMNVNQRSWDEEILRDLFTERDQECIKKINIGEYGERDELYWN; from the exons ATGGCGATTAAGCTCGATATGAGCAAGGCCTATGACATGATTGAATGGGGTTTTTTGATAGCGATGTTGAAGAAAATGGGCTATAACGATTG TTATTTGTATTGCAAAGCTAATGAGACAGAGGCTGATCATGTGTTGACATTGTTACAGAATTTCGAACGGGCATCGGGGCAGAAAGTGAATCTTAATAAATCAGTTGTATTCTTTAGTTCGAATATTATTGAAAGCAACAGAGCTCGATTATGTCAGAGGTTAAGCATGGAAGAGGCTGGTGCAGATT GTGGGAAGGAGATTTTAGTTAAGTCTGTGGCACAGACTTTGCCTACATATGCCATGTATGTTTTCTTGTTGCCAGCAGAGATTCATAGAGACATTGAAAGAACTATATCTAAATTCTGGCGGAACTCGAGAACGGGGGATAGAAAGGGGATCCACTGGATGAGTTGGGATCGGTTAAGTAGGCATAAATCAGTTGGAGGGATGGGGTTTCAGGACTTTAAAGACTTTAACTTAGCATTACTGGGGAAGCAAGGGTGGCATATTTTGACAAAACCTTCGAGTTTGGTGAGTAGAGTGTATAAGGCTCGTTACTTCCCTACTGTCAATTTTCTCGAAGCTAAAATAGGACATAACCCTAGCTACATCTGGCGTAGCATTTTGGAAGCAAAAGAGTTGGTGGCAAGTGGTATTCGTTGGAAGGTGGGAACAGGAGAGGACATTAATATACTCAGTAAGCCCTGGTTACTTGATAGTGAGAGGCCATACATTGAGTCAGATTCAATTGCCTTGGAGAATAATAAAATTTCGTCTCTTATGAATGTGAACCAGAGAAGTTGGGATGAGGAGATTCTCAGGGACCTGTTTACTGAACGGGATCAAGAGTGCATAAAGAAAATAAATATAGGAGAGTATGGAGAGAGGGATGAGTTATATTGGAACTAG
- the LOC141700315 gene encoding uncharacterized protein LOC141700315: MVMLQQKGVEVESRCPVYKREPEIIDHVFLHCSVAIQCWQIVIPNVQCTRVTLMQWWECVLKTCDNHKKAEQYLEQWRYAQSKVSYSLFPQAVEGDGGDSWVRPQELAIKVSVDASIFREINASGIGLVARDSKGEIVMARTVGVNEVLDPNMGEIMAIKEALNWTKNTTWQNITVESDCLVAVQAVRSKLARALYSSPDRYLNRSSVPIVVGVALEADLC, from the exons ATGGTTATGTTGCAGCAAAAAGGAGTAGAAGTAGAGTCAAGGTGCCCAGTTTATAAAAGGGAACCTGAGATTATTGATCATGTTTTCTTGCATTGTTCGGTGGCAATACAGTGCTGGCAAATCGTTATTCCAAATGTGCAATGTACAAGAGTTACTTTAATGCAGTGGTGGGAGTGTGTTTTGAAAACCTGTGATAACCACAAGAAAGCAGAG CAATACCTTGAACAATGGAGATATGCCCAAAGTAAGGTTTCGTACTCTTTATTCCCTCAAGCAGTAGAAGGGGATGGAGGTGATTCTTGGGTGAGGCCACAGGAGTTAGCAATCAAGGTGTCTGTAGATGCATCAATATTCAGAGAGATTAATGCTTCAGGGATAGGTTTAGTTGCTCGTGACTCAAAAGGGGAGATAGTCATGGCTAGAACAGTTGGTGTGAATGAGGTTTTGGATCCAAATATGGGTGAAATTATGGCTATAAAAGAAGCACTTAACTGGACGAAGAATACAACATGGCAGAACATTACAGTCGAATCAGATTGCTTGGTTGCAGTGCAAGCAGTTCGAAGCAAA CTAGCTCGTGCATTGTATTCTTCTCCAGATCGGTATCTCAATAGGAGTTCTGTTCCTATTGTTGTGGGTGTTGCTTTGGAAGCTGATTTATGTTAA